From one Flavobacterium kingsejongi genomic stretch:
- a CDS encoding (Fe-S)-binding protein — protein sequence MSYLDNILFAVLLILGGGYFASNVKKLIRNIKLGAAVNRYDNPKERWKNMAMIALGQSKMVKRPIAGILHIVVYAGFIIINIEVLEIIIDGLFGTHRVFSFLGVTYNILIGSFEILAFLVLVAVIVFWLRRNIIKIKRLVHGDLKGWPKSDGNIILYFEMVLMTLFLVMNAADFHLQYVPGGYSHYTQAGSFPISQFIAPLFDGMSNHSVEIIDRAAWWLHITGILLFLNYLYFSKHLHILLAFPNTYFANLNPQGKFNNLESVTTEVKLMMDPNADPFAAAPVDENAVPAKFGASEATDLNWVQLLNAYTCTECGRCTSSCPANITGKKLSPRKIMMDTRDRMEEIGKNIDKNKGTFVEDGKTLLNDYITAEELWACTSCNACVEECPVNISPLSIIIDMRRYLVMEQSAAPTELNNMMTNIENNGAPWQYNQMDRLNWKDE from the coding sequence ATGAGTTATTTAGATAATATTTTATTTGCTGTCCTTTTGATACTCGGAGGTGGTTATTTTGCAAGCAATGTAAAAAAACTAATCCGTAATATTAAGCTGGGAGCAGCTGTAAATCGTTATGATAATCCAAAAGAACGTTGGAAAAATATGGCAATGATTGCTTTAGGGCAATCAAAAATGGTCAAAAGGCCAATAGCCGGAATACTCCATATTGTCGTTTATGCAGGATTTATTATTATCAATATTGAAGTACTCGAAATTATAATTGATGGGTTGTTTGGAACACACCGTGTATTTTCTTTTTTAGGTGTCACCTATAATATATTAATTGGTTCTTTTGAAATACTTGCATTTTTAGTATTGGTCGCTGTAATCGTTTTTTGGTTGCGCAGGAATATTATCAAAATAAAAAGACTGGTGCATGGTGACCTGAAAGGCTGGCCTAAAAGCGATGGTAATATCATCCTCTATTTTGAAATGGTATTGATGACATTGTTCCTGGTGATGAATGCTGCAGATTTTCATTTGCAATATGTACCAGGAGGATATTCCCATTATACACAAGCAGGATCTTTCCCAATAAGCCAGTTCATAGCGCCTCTTTTTGACGGCATGAGCAATCATAGTGTTGAAATCATTGATCGTGCTGCCTGGTGGCTTCACATCACGGGAATACTATTGTTCCTGAATTACCTGTATTTTTCGAAACACCTGCATATTTTATTGGCGTTTCCAAATACTTATTTTGCCAACCTGAATCCACAGGGGAAATTCAATAATCTGGAATCGGTGACCACTGAAGTAAAACTGATGATGGATCCTAATGCTGATCCTTTCGCTGCAGCACCTGTAGATGAAAATGCAGTACCGGCAAAATTTGGGGCAAGTGAAGCTACAGACCTGAACTGGGTACAGCTTCTAAATGCCTATACGTGTACGGAATGCGGAAGATGTACTTCTTCCTGTCCAGCCAATATCACCGGTAAAAAATTATCGCCCCGAAAGATTATGATGGATACCCGTGATCGTATGGAAGAGATCGGTAAAAACATTGATAAAAACAAAGGTACTTTTGTTGAAGATGGTAAAACATTGCTGAACGATTATATTACAGCTGAAGAATTATGGGCCTGTACCTCCTGTAATGCCTGTGTAGAAGAATGTCCGGTTAATATCAGCCCGCTTTCCATCATTATTGACATGCGCCGCTACTTAGTAATGGAGCAAAGTGCCGCACCAACAGAGCTGAACAATATGATGACCAATATTGAAAACAATGGAGCACCATGGCAATACAACCAAATGGACCGCCTCAACTGGAAAGACGAGTAA
- a CDS encoding ABC transporter ATPase, with protein MYVPFDTLPDESKIWIYQSNRKLSDDEMNEIEADLKAFLENWAAHGKPLEASYQLRYNRFIIIAVNQETQPATGCSIDASVQFIQDLEKRYEIDLLDKMNVTFKLGEHIAHKPLIEFKKMAKEKAVSANTIVFNNLVNTVGEWHEYWEVPAEDSWHSRFF; from the coding sequence ATGTACGTACCATTTGATACTTTACCGGACGAATCCAAAATATGGATTTACCAATCCAACAGAAAACTTTCTGATGATGAGATGAATGAAATCGAAGCTGATCTGAAAGCATTCCTGGAAAACTGGGCGGCACACGGAAAACCTTTGGAAGCTTCTTACCAACTCAGATATAACCGTTTTATTATTATAGCAGTGAATCAGGAAACGCAACCAGCGACTGGCTGTTCTATCGATGCCTCAGTGCAGTTCATTCAGGATCTGGAGAAAAGATACGAGATCGACTTGCTGGACAAAATGAATGTTACGTTCAAATTAGGAGAGCACATTGCACACAAGCCATTGATCGAATTTAAAAAAATGGCAAAGGAAAAAGCGGTTTCAGCGAATACCATCGTATTTAATAATCTTGTAAATACAGTGGGCGAATGGCATGAATATTGGGAAGTTCCTGCTGAAGACAGTTGGCATAGCCGATTTTTCTAA
- a CDS encoding phosphoheptose isomerase, translating to MKAEDIDKNLQAATENGEAISPVLPEGIKNYLIDIDGTICDDIPNEEPERMATAAVYPDAQITLNKWYDEGHIIFFFTSRTEAHRAITEEWLKKHGFKYHGMLMGKPRGGNYHWIDNHLVKATRYRGKFTDLVDKDVTIQVFDDGNHE from the coding sequence ATGAAAGCAGAAGATATAGATAAGAATTTACAGGCAGCAACAGAAAACGGAGAAGCAATCAGTCCCGTATTGCCTGAGGGAATTAAAAATTATCTTATAGATATAGATGGAACTATTTGTGATGATATCCCAAACGAAGAGCCGGAAAGAATGGCTACAGCGGCAGTATATCCTGATGCACAAATTACCCTGAACAAATGGTATGATGAAGGTCATATTATTTTCTTTTTCACTTCCAGGACTGAAGCACATCGTGCCATCACGGAAGAGTGGTTGAAAAAACACGGATTTAAATATCATGGTATGCTAATGGGCAAACCAAGAGGTGGAAATTACCATTGGATTGATAATCATTTGGTAAAAGCAACACGCTACAGAGGTAAGTTTACAGATCTTGTAGATAAAGATGTGACAATTCAGGTTTTCGATGATGGAAACCATGAATAA
- a CDS encoding MlaD family protein: MKISREIKTAILVLSSILLFIWGYSFLKGKDLFNSYKTFYVVYEEVEGLAPSAPVTINGLTVGKVESITLDVNGKLLVELQVKTDFPISKSSIATIYEPSIIGGKQIAILPNFKDTSVAVSGDHLNSSVKPGMLSVVGDKLTPLQTKVEATVVTADSLLTSMNTVFDAKNKENLRITIEELTQTMKQFNKASVSLNSIISGNKNYIDGTMANLNKASGNFATLSDSLNNAKLGQAARNLEKTLANVDKLINDVQSGKGSIGKLLKDESMYNNLDAASKELELLLADVKNNPKRYVHFSVFGKKGTPYNETVKKDTIK; this comes from the coding sequence TTGAAAATATCTAGAGAAATTAAAACGGCAATTTTAGTATTGTCCTCCATTTTATTATTTATTTGGGGCTACAGCTTCTTAAAAGGCAAAGACCTTTTTAATAGCTATAAAACATTTTATGTAGTTTATGAAGAAGTGGAAGGGCTTGCCCCATCTGCTCCGGTAACCATCAACGGACTCACAGTCGGTAAGGTTGAGAGTATCACTTTGGATGTAAACGGTAAACTTTTAGTGGAACTTCAGGTCAAAACGGACTTCCCTATTTCAAAATCAAGTATTGCAACTATTTATGAGCCGAGTATTATTGGCGGTAAACAAATTGCAATCCTGCCTAATTTTAAAGATACGAGCGTAGCAGTATCGGGAGATCATCTTAACAGTAGTGTGAAGCCAGGAATGCTTTCGGTAGTAGGCGATAAGCTTACACCACTGCAAACAAAAGTTGAAGCTACAGTAGTGACTGCTGACAGTTTGCTGACCAGTATGAATACTGTTTTTGATGCCAAAAACAAAGAGAACCTCAGAATTACCATTGAGGAACTTACCCAAACGATGAAACAGTTCAACAAGGCTTCTGTAAGCCTGAACAGTATTATTTCAGGGAATAAAAATTATATCGATGGTACCATGGCTAACCTGAATAAAGCGTCCGGTAATTTTGCAACATTATCTGATTCCCTTAATAATGCGAAACTTGGGCAAGCGGCACGTAATCTTGAGAAAACACTTGCAAATGTAGACAAGTTGATCAATGATGTACAATCCGGAAAAGGTTCTATTGGAAAACTGTTGAAAGATGAAAGTATGTACAATAATCTTGATGCTGCTTCAAAAGAGTTAGAGCTCCTGCTGGCAGATGTTAAAAACAATCCAAAACGATACGTACATTTTTCAGTTTTTGGAAAAAAAGGAACCCCATACAATGAAACGGTTAAAAAAGACACTATAAAATAA
- a CDS encoding putative LPS assembly protein LptD produces MRTNLFHIVLAAFFLFLGNANLYSQEIPKPSKSIAAEKQPDSLTITPQGLIIPADSTAVKDSLKVKKPIIEDQIRHKAKDYTKMDQKKKLTTMYNEAEVYYQDIELKAGIIVINYEKSEVYAGRIKDSLGNYTQFPNFKQGNNTVEPDSIRFNFKTKKALIWNSRTEQGDMRIKAEVTKRENDSVYFMKNSRFTTSKDVDNPEYYFLARKVKFVPGKKVVVGPTNMVIANVPTPLGLPFAYFPMSEESVSGFILPSPGQNNNRGYFLQNGGYYFALSKNYDLAVIGDYYTNGSYGLRFESSYAKRYKYRGNVNLRYENLINSERGLPDYNKTKIYNLQWSHSQDTKSSPSSRFSASVNLGSSKYFQQSINQVNTGSRLNNTLSSSVSYAKTFNSIPQVNVSLTATHSQNTQTQQIDMTLPTLQASVDRIYPFAPKDGSKRGLIKNINFQYNLNAKNQIQTTDSLFFKPEMFRDAKVGFQHSIPLSTNFKVFKHFSVTSGANYNEVWTLKTISKRYDAAQNKEITTDINGFDAYRTYNFNTSINTIIYGTFNFGEDKRIQAIRHLVKPSIGYSYAPGFEKYFDTYAIDASGRTAEYTRFANGVYGGPSKNNSNLLTFELNNTFEAKVTDKDSTKTAPKKVMLLNSLRFATSYDMTADSLPWSPLRISGGTLLFKDKMNINFAVTLDPYALDNSNRKIEKFNIDNGGSLFRMTSANLTMNYSLSSKDNKAAKKNEDQLSNQGLRNGGRADDLFGTSTDFSNQKSQFEDDDDEEESEFKGFFNAEIPWDLRLAYSLTYGNMTRQNKITGNSIMVSGNIDLTPRWKMGVSTGYDFVQKGVTFTQLRFERDLLSWRMDFNWVPIGDYSYWGFFIGIKSGMLSDIKWDKRSTPDQRIR; encoded by the coding sequence TTGCGTACAAACTTATTTCATATCGTTTTAGCGGCTTTTTTCCTATTCTTAGGAAATGCCAATCTTTATTCCCAGGAAATCCCAAAACCAAGTAAAAGCATTGCTGCTGAAAAACAACCAGATAGCCTTACGATTACTCCTCAAGGCCTTATTATACCCGCAGATTCTACTGCTGTTAAAGACTCGTTAAAAGTCAAAAAACCGATTATTGAAGACCAAATCCGTCACAAAGCTAAGGACTATACAAAAATGGATCAGAAGAAAAAACTGACCACAATGTATAACGAAGCGGAAGTCTACTACCAAGATATCGAATTAAAAGCAGGAATTATTGTAATTAACTATGAAAAAAGTGAAGTATATGCCGGCCGGATTAAAGATTCCCTTGGAAATTATACCCAATTTCCTAATTTCAAACAGGGGAATAACACCGTAGAACCCGATTCGATCCGATTTAATTTTAAGACTAAAAAAGCATTGATCTGGAATTCCAGGACAGAACAAGGTGATATGAGAATAAAGGCTGAAGTCACGAAAAGAGAAAATGACTCGGTGTACTTCATGAAAAATTCCAGGTTTACTACTTCGAAAGATGTTGACAATCCGGAATATTATTTCCTCGCACGAAAGGTAAAATTCGTTCCCGGAAAGAAAGTTGTTGTCGGCCCTACCAATATGGTAATCGCTAACGTCCCTACCCCTCTTGGGCTTCCTTTTGCTTATTTTCCAATGTCGGAAGAGAGTGTGTCGGGTTTTATATTGCCAAGCCCGGGACAAAATAACAATCGGGGATACTTCCTTCAAAACGGTGGTTATTATTTTGCTTTAAGCAAAAATTATGACCTGGCAGTTATTGGTGATTATTATACTAATGGAAGTTACGGGCTTCGTTTTGAATCCAGTTATGCCAAGCGTTACAAATACCGGGGCAATGTGAATTTAAGGTACGAGAACCTTATCAACAGCGAAAGAGGCCTTCCCGATTATAACAAAACAAAAATTTACAACTTACAGTGGTCGCATTCTCAGGATACGAAATCCAGTCCAAGCTCCCGTTTTTCTGCTTCTGTCAATTTAGGAAGCAGCAAGTACTTCCAGCAGTCCATTAATCAGGTAAATACCGGCTCCAGGCTGAACAATACATTAAGTTCATCGGTATCCTATGCCAAAACATTTAATTCGATCCCACAGGTCAATGTTTCGTTAACAGCAACCCATTCCCAAAACACACAAACACAGCAGATTGATATGACGCTTCCCACATTGCAGGCCAGTGTGGATCGTATTTATCCATTTGCCCCAAAAGATGGAAGCAAAAGAGGATTAATCAAAAACATTAACTTTCAGTACAATTTAAATGCAAAGAACCAGATTCAGACTACTGACTCGCTTTTCTTTAAACCTGAAATGTTCCGTGATGCCAAAGTAGGATTCCAGCATTCTATTCCACTCAGTACCAACTTTAAAGTCTTCAAGCACTTTAGCGTGACTTCCGGAGCGAATTATAACGAGGTCTGGACGTTAAAAACGATCAGCAAAAGATATGATGCGGCACAAAACAAAGAAATAACAACGGATATTAATGGATTTGATGCCTACCGTACTTACAATTTCAATACCAGCATCAATACCATCATTTACGGTACGTTTAATTTTGGTGAAGATAAAAGAATCCAGGCCATTCGCCATTTAGTAAAACCTTCCATAGGGTATAGCTACGCACCGGGTTTTGAAAAATACTTCGATACCTACGCGATTGATGCCAGCGGAAGAACAGCGGAATACACCCGATTTGCCAATGGTGTTTACGGTGGGCCTTCAAAAAATAATTCCAATCTTTTAACCTTCGAGTTAAACAATACTTTCGAAGCTAAAGTCACTGATAAAGACAGTACTAAAACGGCTCCTAAAAAGGTAATGCTGCTGAACAGTTTGCGTTTTGCGACCAGCTATGACATGACAGCCGATTCATTGCCATGGTCACCTTTACGAATCAGTGGTGGAACCCTGCTCTTTAAAGACAAGATGAACATTAACTTCGCGGTAACCCTGGATCCTTATGCTTTGGATAATTCTAATCGAAAAATCGAAAAATTCAATATCGACAATGGCGGTAGCTTGTTCCGAATGACCAGTGCCAATTTAACCATGAATTACTCTTTGTCCAGTAAAGACAACAAAGCAGCAAAAAAGAACGAAGACCAGCTTTCCAATCAGGGATTGCGTAATGGTGGACGTGCCGATGACCTGTTTGGTACTTCTACCGATTTCAGTAACCAGAAGAGCCAGTTCGAAGACGACGATGATGAGGAAGAATCAGAGTTTAAAGGCTTCTTTAATGCTGAAATCCCCTGGGACCTGCGCCTTGCCTATTCCCTTACCTATGGAAATATGACACGACAAAATAAGATTACGGGGAATTCGATAATGGTCTCCGGAAATATTGATTTAACACCGCGATGGAAAATGGGTGTTTCGACCGGATACGATTTTGTCCAGAAAGGTGTTACTTTTACACAGCTCCGGTTTGAAAGGGATCTCTTAAGCTGGCGCATGGACTTTAACTGGGTTCCTATTGGGGATTATTCCTACTGGGGATTCTTTATCGGAATCAAATCCGGGATGCTTAGTGATATCAAATGGGATAAACGAAGCACTCCTGACCAACGTATCCGCTAA
- a CDS encoding (Fe-S)-binding protein — protein MSESLVVPTMAEMMAQGQQPEVLFWVGCAGSFDDRAKRITKAFVKILNESKVPFAVLGTEESCTGDPAKRAGNEFLFQMQAMMNIEVMNAYEVKKIVTACPHCFNTIKNEYPELGGKYEVVHHTEFLKSLLDDGRLAIEGGQFKGKRITFHDPCYLGRANNVYEAPRELIQKLDAELVEMKRSRKNGLCCGAGGAQMFKEPEPGTKDVNVERTEDALETQPEIIAAGCPFCNTMMTDGVKNKNKEHEIKVMDVAELIANAKDL, from the coding sequence ATGTCAGAAAGTTTAGTAGTGCCTACAATGGCAGAAATGATGGCACAGGGACAGCAACCGGAAGTTTTATTCTGGGTAGGCTGTGCTGGAAGTTTTGATGACAGAGCCAAAAGAATCACCAAAGCTTTTGTAAAAATATTAAACGAATCCAAAGTGCCTTTTGCAGTATTGGGGACGGAAGAAAGCTGTACCGGAGATCCTGCAAAAAGAGCAGGTAATGAGTTTTTATTTCAGATGCAGGCCATGATGAATATCGAGGTCATGAATGCCTATGAAGTAAAAAAAATAGTAACTGCCTGTCCGCATTGTTTTAATACTATTAAGAATGAATATCCGGAATTGGGCGGGAAATACGAAGTTGTACACCATACCGAATTTCTAAAATCCTTATTAGACGATGGAAGGTTGGCGATTGAAGGAGGACAATTCAAAGGAAAGCGTATTACATTCCACGATCCTTGTTATTTGGGTAGGGCCAATAATGTGTATGAAGCTCCAAGAGAACTGATCCAGAAACTTGATGCCGAATTGGTGGAAATGAAACGTTCCCGTAAAAATGGATTATGCTGTGGTGCCGGTGGTGCCCAAATGTTCAAAGAACCGGAACCGGGTACTAAAGATGTGAATGTAGAACGAACTGAAGATGCGCTTGAAACACAACCGGAAATTATTGCTGCAGGATGCCCGTTCTGTAATACAATGATGACCGACGGAGTGAAAAATAAAAACAAAGAACACGAAATCAAAGTGATGGATGTAGCGGAACTAATTGCCAATGCAAAAGATCTCTAA
- a CDS encoding glycoside hydrolase family 3 N-terminal domain-containing protein, producing MKYLIIAFFFIFQISQSQNKNPKSLNTTEQTVWVDSVYNQMSFEERVGQLFMVAAYSNKDAEHIKSVDRLVEEQKIGGVIFFQGGPGRQANLTNRFQSKAKVPLFVGIDAEWGISMRLDSTYRYPWNMTLGAIQDMSLIERLGVQYGKESKRMGIHFNFAPVLDINTNPKNPIIGNRSFGEDKENVTNRALALMKGSQSQGVYATGKHFPGHGDTATDSHHSLPSVNFTKERINEVEFYPYKRLFQEGLASVMVAHLNVPALEKRENFPSSISYTIVTDILQKQLGFKGLIFTDALNMKAASNFKQPGEIDLEAFLAGNDILLFAENVPVAIEKFADAYLQNRLTDERLEHSVKKILEYKYRAGLNNYTPISTKNLANDLVNPEDDVLQYELFENAITVLKNKNDILPLQNLESQKIAYVKLGDDFKSTFLSTLKNYTEVTEVTEENLDSLLVKLQEYTTVIVGYHKSDANAWKNHDFKDSELVRLQEIARNKNVILDIFAKPYAMIPITSYENIEGVIVSYQNNDISQSLSAQLIFGAFEAKGKLPVTISPEFKVNYGLHTKKLDVLGYTIAEKAGMDSKILSKIDKIAQNTIDRKITPGMQILVAKDGKVVYNKSFGNHTYDKKDYKVQNTDIYDVASLTKMLSTLPNIMKLVDEKKLSLDAKLGDMLPVFQNTDKSDITLKEMLSHIAGFQAWIPFYQSTLDAKKHPKPEIYSKFYSPEFPDQVAENLYIKKGYTQNILQQIADSKLITPKVYKYSDFSFIILKEYLEKTTGKTLDILSQENFYKPLGANNTTYNPLRKYDMSSIPPTEVDNYFRYQTIDGYVHDMGAAMQGGVAGHAGIFSNAVDVAKIMQMYLQKGHYGGKTYFSAATFDLFNTTYFNKENNRRALGFDKPVNGKGGSTCDCVSPESFGHTGFTGTMAWADPKTGIVYVFLSNRTFPDAENNLLAKENIRTNIQQIINDAVLK from the coding sequence ATGAAATATCTTATAATAGCATTTTTTTTTATTTTTCAGATTTCCCAGTCTCAAAATAAAAATCCAAAAAGTTTAAATACAACCGAGCAAACTGTCTGGGTAGATAGTGTGTACAATCAAATGTCTTTTGAAGAAAGAGTGGGCCAATTATTTATGGTTGCTGCTTATTCTAATAAAGATGCAGAACACATTAAAAGTGTGGATCGGTTAGTAGAAGAACAAAAAATTGGGGGTGTTATTTTTTTTCAGGGTGGTCCCGGACGGCAGGCGAATCTAACCAATAGGTTTCAGTCGAAAGCAAAAGTACCTTTGTTTGTAGGGATTGATGCGGAATGGGGAATTAGCATGCGATTGGATTCTACCTATCGATATCCGTGGAATATGACTTTAGGAGCTATTCAGGACATGAGCCTGATAGAACGCCTTGGCGTACAATATGGTAAAGAAAGCAAAAGAATGGGGATTCATTTTAATTTTGCCCCTGTATTGGATATTAACACCAATCCTAAAAATCCAATTATTGGAAACCGCTCTTTTGGAGAGGATAAAGAAAACGTAACCAATCGGGCTTTGGCACTGATGAAAGGATCGCAAAGCCAGGGCGTTTATGCAACAGGAAAACATTTCCCGGGGCATGGTGATACCGCTACCGATTCGCATCATTCCTTGCCATCAGTCAATTTTACTAAAGAACGCATTAACGAAGTTGAATTTTATCCGTATAAAAGATTATTCCAGGAAGGGCTTGCCAGCGTCATGGTTGCACACCTTAATGTTCCTGCTCTGGAAAAAAGGGAAAACTTTCCCTCTTCGATATCATACACCATAGTGACCGATATATTGCAGAAACAATTGGGCTTTAAAGGTCTTATTTTTACGGATGCCCTGAATATGAAAGCCGCGAGCAATTTTAAACAACCGGGAGAAATCGATTTGGAAGCATTCCTTGCAGGAAATGATATTTTACTTTTTGCAGAAAATGTTCCCGTTGCTATTGAAAAATTTGCCGATGCCTACCTGCAGAACAGGCTAACCGACGAACGCTTAGAACATTCGGTTAAAAAAATCCTGGAGTATAAATACAGAGCAGGCCTGAATAATTACACGCCTATAAGCACTAAGAATCTTGCTAATGATTTGGTGAATCCGGAAGATGATGTTTTGCAATATGAATTGTTTGAAAATGCAATTACAGTATTAAAGAATAAAAATGATATCCTGCCGCTGCAAAATTTAGAAAGTCAAAAAATCGCTTACGTAAAATTAGGGGATGATTTTAAAAGTACATTTTTAAGCACGTTAAAAAATTATACCGAAGTTACCGAAGTAACCGAAGAAAACCTGGATAGCTTATTGGTGAAGTTGCAAGAATATACCACCGTAATTGTTGGCTACCACAAATCGGACGCCAATGCCTGGAAGAATCATGATTTTAAAGATTCTGAATTGGTACGCTTACAGGAAATTGCACGCAACAAAAATGTAATTCTGGATATATTTGCTAAGCCGTATGCAATGATTCCGATTACTTCTTATGAGAATATTGAAGGGGTGATTGTATCCTACCAGAATAATGATATTTCCCAAAGCCTTTCTGCTCAGCTGATTTTTGGTGCTTTCGAAGCTAAAGGGAAACTGCCAGTGACGATTAGCCCGGAATTCAAAGTGAATTATGGTTTGCATACGAAGAAACTGGATGTCTTAGGGTATACAATTGCTGAAAAAGCAGGCATGGATTCTAAAATACTATCCAAAATCGATAAAATTGCTCAAAATACAATCGACCGTAAAATTACGCCAGGTATGCAAATTTTAGTAGCTAAGGATGGTAAAGTAGTCTATAATAAATCCTTTGGTAATCATACGTATGATAAAAAGGACTATAAAGTTCAAAATACCGATATTTATGATGTTGCGTCATTGACCAAAATGCTTTCAACTTTACCTAATATCATGAAATTGGTAGATGAAAAAAAATTAAGCCTCGATGCCAAATTGGGTGACATGTTACCGGTTTTCCAAAATACAGATAAAAGCGATATTACTTTGAAAGAAATGTTATCCCATATTGCCGGTTTTCAGGCTTGGATTCCATTTTATCAGTCTACGCTGGATGCTAAGAAACATCCGAAGCCTGAAATTTACAGTAAGTTCTACAGTCCTGAATTTCCGGATCAGGTAGCAGAAAATCTGTATATTAAAAAAGGGTATACTCAAAATATTTTACAGCAAATTGCCGACAGTAAGCTGATTACACCAAAAGTATACAAATACAGTGATTTTTCTTTTATTATATTAAAAGAATACTTAGAGAAAACAACCGGTAAAACATTAGATATTTTGAGCCAGGAAAATTTCTACAAACCTTTAGGAGCCAATAATACAACGTATAATCCGTTGCGAAAATATGATATGAGTAGTATCCCGCCTACGGAGGTTGACAACTATTTCAGGTACCAGACTATTGATGGTTATGTCCATGATATGGGGGCTGCAATGCAAGGCGGTGTTGCCGGGCATGCAGGTATATTTTCTAACGCTGTAGATGTGGCTAAGATCATGCAGATGTATTTGCAAAAAGGGCACTATGGAGGAAAAACGTACTTCAGTGCTGCGACTTTTGACCTGTTCAATACTACCTATTTTAATAAAGAAAATAACCGTAGGGCTCTTGGATTCGACAAACCGGTGAATGGTAAAGGAGGTTCTACATGTGATTGTGTGTCACCGGAAAGTTTCGGGCATACCGGATTTACAGGAACAATGGCGTGGGCAGATCCTAAAACCGGAATTGTATATGTATTTCTTTCCAACCGTACATTCCCTGATGCAGAAAATAATCTTTTAGCCAAAGAGAATATCAGGACCAACATCCAACAAATAATCAATGACGCTGTACTAAAATAA
- a CDS encoding N-acetylmuramoyl-L-alanine amidase family protein — protein MTLKNKLYTTLTVLATIVSLSVSGQSNTKFKVVLDAGHGGKDFGANYHGFIEKNIALSVVLKVGKLLEKDRNIDVIYTRKTDVFIELTERPNIANKADANFFVSIHCNGEVKKVAYGTETFVMGLTKNASNLEVAKKENSVITLESDYKMKYGGFDPNSPQSMIGLMLLQEEYIDQSITLASNVQANFTDDLERKNRGVKQAPFWVLHKTAMPSILIELGFISYKPEGEYLNSEDGQDKVAKSIADAIIKYKKEYYGNGGVPEVAEKDKPSVKTNTPRETAPISRGETIVEKPVTKKLEKKAEERETPKKAESNGVVFKVQIAASGKKLEPVASNFKGLGNISVEQENKIYKYMYGETGNYDAAKDQLKEAKAKGYDSAFIVAFKNGKKVTIQEALR, from the coding sequence ATGACTTTAAAAAATAAACTCTATACCACTTTAACTGTGTTAGCCACTATTGTGAGTCTCTCCGTCTCCGGACAATCCAATACTAAATTTAAAGTAGTATTGGATGCGGGTCACGGAGGGAAAGATTTTGGAGCCAATTACCACGGTTTTATCGAGAAAAATATTGCCCTGAGTGTCGTATTGAAAGTGGGGAAACTTTTGGAAAAAGACAGGAATATTGATGTTATTTATACCCGTAAGACAGATGTTTTTATTGAGCTTACCGAACGCCCTAATATCGCCAACAAAGCGGATGCTAATTTTTTTGTTTCCATCCACTGTAACGGGGAAGTAAAAAAGGTAGCTTATGGTACGGAAACGTTTGTAATGGGTCTTACTAAGAATGCATCCAATCTTGAAGTAGCTAAAAAGGAGAACTCGGTAATTACGTTAGAAAGTGACTATAAAATGAAATATGGTGGTTTTGACCCCAATTCGCCACAATCTATGATCGGGCTCATGCTGTTGCAGGAAGAATACATCGACCAGAGCATTACACTGGCCAGTAACGTACAGGCTAATTTTACAGATGATCTCGAACGTAAAAACCGCGGTGTAAAGCAGGCTCCTTTTTGGGTACTGCACAAAACAGCAATGCCAAGCATCCTGATTGAATTAGGTTTTATTTCGTACAAGCCGGAAGGAGAGTACCTGAATTCCGAAGACGGGCAGGATAAAGTTGCTAAATCTATTGCGGACGCAATCATTAAATATAAAAAGGAATATTATGGAAATGGCGGTGTGCCTGAAGTTGCAGAAAAAGACAAGCCTTCTGTAAAAACAAATACACCAAGAGAAACAGCACCAATTAGCAGAGGTGAAACCATTGTAGAAAAACCGGTAACTAAAAAACTGGAGAAAAAAGCAGAAGAGCGGGAAACACCTAAAAAAGCAGAGTCAAACGGTGTGGTATTTAAAGTACAGATTGCAGCCAGTGGAAAAAAACTGGAACCGGTAGCCAGTAACTTTAAAGGACTGGGTAACATTAGTGTAGAGCAGGAGAATAAAATATACAAGTATATGTATGGTGAGACCGGTAATTATGATGCTGCAAAAGATCAATTAAAAGAAGCAAAGGCAAAAGGCTACGACAGTGCCTTTATTGTTGCCTTCAAAAATGGCAAAAAAGTAACAATACAGGAAGCTTTACGATAA